The DNA window TCGAAAGCTGCTTGACAGCATACCTTTCTTTGATGTTCATGACGCCTTCTCCACCTCCCGTTTGTCCAGGATGCGCTGGGCCTTGCCCATGCTCCGCTCCAGGGTCTTGGGTTCCACGAGCTTGACCCTCACATTGATATAAAGTTCGTTCAGCATCTCGCTCTCAAGCCTCTTCTTGAGGGCCTCAAGGGCCCCGATCCCATCGGCAAGGGTCCTCTCGTCCACCTCCACCCAAACCTCGAGCCGGTCAAGCACACCCTTTTTCTCGAGAACGATCACGTAGTTGGGGGTCAACCCCTCCACCTTCGTAAGGACATGCTCCACCTGGGATGGAAAGACGTTCACGCCGTTGACAATGAGCATGTCGTCGCTTCTCCCCTTCACGGACTCCATGGAAACCAGGGTACGGCCGCATGGACACGGCTCGGGGTAGAGACGGGTGATGTCCCTTGTCCGATAGCGGATGAGGGGCAGGGCCTGTTTCGTGACTGCAGTGAGGACCAGCTCGCCCTCCTCGCCGTATGGAAGGGGCTGGCCCGTGTCCGGGTCGATCACCTCGGGGAGAAAATGGTCCTCGTTGATATGAAGCCTCCCGTAGGGACAGCTCGCTGCGACCCCTGGCCCTATGATCTCGGAAAGACCGTAGGCCTCGTAGTACTCAATACCCCACACGTTACGGACAGCGGCCCGAAGGCCCTCGGATGCGGGTTCAGCCCCGAAGAAACCCACCCGAATACGAAAATCGTCCCGAATGGAATATCCTTCCTCCTTGGCCACCTCCGAGAGATGAAGGGCGAAGGAAGGCGTACAGCACAAGACAGTTGCGCCGAAGTCCTTCATGAGAAGGAGCTGCCTTTTCGTAAAACCCCCGCCCGACGGGACGACCGCCGCGCCCACCGTCTCGGCCCCGTAGTGGAAGCCAAGTCCCCCTGTGAAAAGACCGTATCCGTAAGCGTTATGGACGACGTCTCCCGGTCCGACACCGGCCATGCGAAGGGTTCTTGCCATGACCTCTTTCCAGACATCGAGATCATGCGCCGTGTAGCCCACCACAGTGGGTTTGCCTGTCGTCCCTGAAGAGGAATGGATACGGACGACCTGGCTAAGCGGGGCGGCAAAGAGGCCAAAGGGATAATGATCCCGCAGGTCCTGCTTGGTCGTGAACGGCAGGCGGGCAAGATCCGATACAGAGACGATATCCGCCGGCGACACCCCGGCCTCGCGAAACCTTTCCCGGTAAAATGGGACGAGATGATTGACACGGGACACCGCGTCCCTGAGCCTTCGCGCCTGAAGGGCCTCCATGGCCTCCCTGGGCGCGCCTTCGATTGCATTCCACATGAATTTACAATCCTTTCCGAGGCTGCACGTCTTTTTTCGATCCGCGGACAGCCCCATTCCTGAAATCTCTCAAACACCATGGCTTTATTTCAGCCCGGATGGGATGTCAACCCCGACTATTTCTCGATCCCCTCCCTGGCCTGCACACCGGAACGGAAGTAGTGTTTCACCTCCTCCATGCGGGTGACGAGATCTGCAAAGCGGAGGATCCTTTCCGGCGCCCCCCGGCCTGTGAGGACGACCTCCACATGCTGCGGCCTCTTTTGGAGAAATTCCTCGACCCTCTCCACGGGAATAAGCCCCATCCGGAGGGCGCAATTCACCTCGTCGAGGACAACAAGATCGTATCTTCCGCTCATCATGGCCCGTTCCGTCTCCTCCAGCCCCTCGACGGCCCGGGAGACGTCTTCCGCGTCCGGCCGTCCCCGTACGAAACGGCCACTCCCGAACTGAAGCACTGTCACCAGATCTCCGAGGCTTTCAAGGGCCTTGATCTCGCTGTATCTGCCTTTCTTTAGGAACTGGACGAAGAGGACCCGCCAACCTGCACCCACTGCCCTCAGGACAAGTCCCAGCGCCGCAGTCGTCTTTCCCTTGCCTTTTCCGGTATAGACGTGGACATATCCCTTTTC is part of the Deltaproteobacteria bacterium genome and encodes:
- a CDS encoding phenylacetate--CoA ligase; translated protein: MWNAIEGAPREAMEALQARRLRDAVSRVNHLVPFYRERFREAGVSPADIVSVSDLARLPFTTKQDLRDHYPFGLFAAPLSQVVRIHSSSGTTGKPTVVGYTAHDLDVWKEVMARTLRMAGVGPGDVVHNAYGYGLFTGGLGFHYGAETVGAAVVPSGGGFTKRQLLLMKDFGATVLCCTPSFALHLSEVAKEEGYSIRDDFRIRVGFFGAEPASEGLRAAVRNVWGIEYYEAYGLSEIIGPGVAASCPYGRLHINEDHFLPEVIDPDTGQPLPYGEEGELVLTAVTKQALPLIRYRTRDITRLYPEPCPCGRTLVSMESVKGRSDDMLIVNGVNVFPSQVEHVLTKVEGLTPNYVIVLEKKGVLDRLEVWVEVDERTLADGIGALEALKKRLESEMLNELYINVRVKLVEPKTLERSMGKAQRILDKREVEKAS
- the cobO gene encoding cob(I)yrinic acid a,c-diamide adenosyltransferase; this translates as MSENRSAKREKGYVHVYTGKGKGKTTAALGLVLRAVGAGWRVLFVQFLKKGRYSEIKALESLGDLVTVLQFGSGRFVRGRPDAEDVSRAVEGLEETERAMMSGRYDLVVLDEVNCALRMGLIPVERVEEFLQKRPQHVEVVLTGRGAPERILRFADLVTRMEEVKHYFRSGVQAREGIEK